In gamma proteobacterium HIMB55, the genomic stretch TAAAGAATCCCTGCGGATCGACCTCAAGTCGCCTGACGGCGTCGAAACAATCAAGTCGATGATTCCCTCGGTGGACGTTGTGATTCACAACTTCAGGCCCGGTGTTATGGACAAGCTGGGCTTGGGATCTGAGACCTTGCGGACCCTAAATCCAAAACTGATTTACACGGCGATATCGGGTTTTGGCACAAAAGGTCCGCTGAGTAGCGCACCTGCCTATGACCCGATGATTCAGGCACACGCAGGTGTTGCTGCCGCGCAGGGGAAAGGTGATCAACCTGCCTTTATGCGGACATTGCTCTGCGACAAGATCACGGGCTACACGGCTTGCCAGGCCGTTACCAGTGCGCTGTTTATGCGGGAGCGAACAGGAGAGGGGCAGCATCTCGATTTGTCGATGATCGACTCGGGTCTGTTCTTTATTTTCCTAGATGGGTTTCAGAACGACACCTTACTCAGCGAGGATCATGAGCGCGGGCCAATGTTGATCGATATTCTCTACGATCCCTGGATCTGCAGCGACGGCAGCGTGATTATCTCGCTGGGCAGTTACGATATTCAGAAGCGCTTCCTTACTGCTATCGACATGCAACATTTATTGGAGGATCCGAGGTTCGATACGTTCGAAAATCAGATGCGCAATATCCGCGAGTTAAAGGCGACAGTCGCGCCGCGCTGCGAGTCACTGACCTGTGTCGATATGGTGGATCGGTTACGCAAAGCAGATGTGCCCTGCGCCAAAGTAATGACTCGAGAAGAGGTACTTGCGCAAGAGCAGCTTGCGGCGAATGGCACGGTGGATATCTATGATCATCACATTGCGGGTAAATCGCGCCGTATTTTGGCGCCACCACTGTTTGGGGGTGAGCGACTCGAGCCGGGCGTTGGTGCACCAACCCACGGGCAGAATACCGATAGTATTTTAACGAGTTTTGGTTTGAGCGCTGATGCAATCAATGAGTTGCGAAGCAGCTCAGTCATTGGCTGAATGATTAGCCACGTTGGTGACAATCAAACTGACTTAGTTCTTATTGCTTTACCTAGGGGCTTGTCACCTAGTGTTAACCTTACCGATGCTTACGCCTCTTAGCATGTTTTAGCTTACCAATATTGGCGATTTTGCCTTACAGGTAGCATTTGTCTCATTCCCTGACGAGTTCTGACCAGAATTGTCTGGATGGCTTGATTCCTACTTGTGTGCGGGATTAATTAGTAGAATGACGCGTGCAACGTCAAAATCGGCGAGATCTAATCGAAGGACTTTTTCGCTAAGGGCCTGAGAGGTGGGTATAGCAAGTCGAAAGACGTCGCGGATCGATCATTGAAGAAGATTAGGTTTACGCTTGAAACCAACTCTTAGCAAATATTGCCTGCTACTACTGAGTCTACTCAGTGGATTTGTGTGGGCAGATCATGCCGATCGGGTTAATCAAGTTCGAATAGATGGCTCGGTGATCACTGTTTATGGGTATTTCCCGAACCTCTCGGAGACACGAGTACTTTTTGGTGCGGAGGACGCACCGTATCGTCTTGAGCCTAAAGTAACGAATTCCAGTGTTCGTGCCATTGAGCTACAGCTACCGTTTCAGCCTGTTCCCGGTGGATATAACCTGACCATTCAGCAGGCAGGCGAGACTGATCTCCAGCTTGCA encodes the following:
- a CDS encoding putative acyl-CoA transferase/carnitine dehydratase (PFAM: CoA-transferase family III) produces the protein MKPLESVTILEFSTMITASLASMMMAEQGARVIKVEPMEMGDPMRYIGARKADISALFANCNRGKESLRIDLKSPDGVETIKSMIPSVDVVIHNFRPGVMDKLGLGSETLRTLNPKLIYTAISGFGTKGPLSSAPAYDPMIQAHAGVAAAQGKGDQPAFMRTLLCDKITGYTACQAVTSALFMRERTGEGQHLDLSMIDSGLFFIFLDGFQNDTLLSEDHERGPMLIDILYDPWICSDGSVIISLGSYDIQKRFLTAIDMQHLLEDPRFDTFENQMRNIRELKATVAPRCESLTCVDMVDRLRKADVPCAKVMTREEVLAQEQLAANGTVDIYDHHIAGKSRRILAPPLFGGERLEPGVGAPTHGQNTDSILTSFGLSADAINELRSSSVIG